From Antedon mediterranea chromosome 9, ecAntMedi1.1, whole genome shotgun sequence, a single genomic window includes:
- the LOC140058497 gene encoding U3 small nucleolar RNA-interacting protein 2-like isoform X1, with product MSFFIKESGKSKTKNRKRTVAEKSQVKKKIKRQRNEEIESDSDESENERKVDDHIEASESEEETVQEKRLRLTKLYLSQLEEEEREKNELKEIDEDAVAHRLKDEILEQRGKLQRKVAETLVAPSSDDIRILRGHKLPLTCLVVSSDSQFIYSASKDGAIIKWNFETGKKIKVIAGGRKGTEETHIGHTTHVLALAISTDNKFLASGCKNKVIHIWNPQTMDRIHTFTGHRDSISGLAFRKGTHQLFSASHDRSVKVWNLDEMAYVETLFGHQDSITAIDSLTRDRAITAGSRDNTIRIWKIPEESQLVFKNQSGSIDCVRLINEEHMISGGEDGSVAIWSIMKKKPIVVVPKAHDNATSSEGGLPQENWISSVAALHNSDLVATGTCSRDSFVRLWLCGAGYRSLTPLFNIPVMGTVNDLQFTSDGRHLVAAVGQEHKWGRWWRLKNAKNSIVIVKLNRKGEM from the exons atgtcttttttcATTAAGGAATCGGGTAAATCAAAGACTAAGAACCGTaaa AGAACAGTTGCTGAAAAATCACAggtgaagaaaaaaataaaaagacaaagaaaTGAAGAAATAGAAAGTGATTCAGATGAAAG tGAAAATGAAAGAAAGGTAGATGATCATATTGAAGCATCAGAATCTGAAGAAGAAACTGTACAAGAAAAACGTCTTCGTCTAACAAAACTTTATTTATCACAATTGGAGGAAGAAG aaagagaaaaaaatgaactaaAGGAAATTGATGAAGATGCCGTAGCGCACAGATTGAAAGATGAAATT CTTGAACAAAGAGGAAAACTTCAACGTAAGGTAGCAGAGACTCTTGTTGCTCCTTCAAGTGATGACATCAGAATTTTAAGAGGTCACAAGTTACCTTTGACCTGTCTTGTAGTCTCATCCGACAGCCAGTTCATCTACAGTGCTTCTAAGGATGGAGCcattattaaat gGAATTTTGAAActggcaaaaaaataaaagttattgcAGGTGGAAGAAAGGGAACAGAAGAAACCCACATTGGACATACAACACATGTTTTAGCATTAGCTATATCTACAGACAATAAGTTTCTG GCATCTGGATGTAAAAATAAAGTGATTCATATATGGAACCCTCAGACTATGGATCGAATCCACACATTTACAGGTCATAGAGATTCAATATCG ggTTTAGCCTTTAGAAAAGGGACACATCAGTTATTTAGTGCATCACATGATAGATCAGTAAAAGTGTGGAATCTAGATGAGATGGCTTACGTAGAAACACT CTTCGGTCATCAAGATTCAATAACGGCCATTGACAGTTTGACGCGGGATAGAGCCATTACAGCCGGAAGTCGCGATAATACCATTAGGATCTGGAAAATCCCGGAAGAATCACAACTAGTTTTTAAAAACCAAAG CGGGTCAATCGACTGTGTTAGACTGATAAATGAAGAACACATGATATCTGGTGGGGAGGATGg AAGTGTAGCTATATGGAGTATTATGAAAAAGAAACCTATTGTGGTAGTACCGAAGGCCCACGATAATGCGACCAGCAGTGAGGGCGGTCTCCCACAAGAGAACTGGATTAGCTCAGTGGCAGCTTTACACAATTCTGATCTTGTCGCTACAGGTACAT GCTCAAGAGATTCATTTGTAAGACTGTGGCTGTGTGGTGCTGGATACAGATCCCTCACCCCTCTGTTCAACATACCTGTG ATGGGTACAGTCAACGACTTGCAGTTTACAAGTGATGGACGCCACCTAGTGGCAGCGGTCGGTCAGGAACACAAATGGGGAAGGTGGTGGCGTTTAAAGAACGCAAAGAACTCTATCGTTATAGTTAAGTTAAACAGAAAAGGAGAGATGTGA
- the LOC140058497 gene encoding U3 small nucleolar RNA-interacting protein 2-like isoform X2 — protein MSFFIKESGKSKTKNRKRTVAEKSQVKKKIKRQRNEEIESDSDESENERKVDDHIEASESEEETVQEKRLRLTKLYLSQLEEEEREKNELKEIDEDAVAHRLKDEILEQRGKLQRKVAETLVAPSSDDIRILRGHKLPLTCLVVSSDSQFIYSASKDGAIIKWNFETGKKIKVIAGGRKGTEETHIGHTTHVLALAISTDNKFLASGCKNKVIHIWNPQTMDRIHTFTGHRDSISGLAFRKGTHQLFSASHDRSVKVWNLDEMAYVETLFGHQDSITAIDSLTRDRAITAGSRDNTIRIWKIPEESQLVFKNQSGSIDCVRLINEEHMISGGEDGSVAIWSIMKKKPIVVVPKAHDNATSSEGGLPQENWISSVAALHNSDLVATGSRDSFVRLWLCGAGYRSLTPLFNIPVMGTVNDLQFTSDGRHLVAAVGQEHKWGRWWRLKNAKNSIVIVKLNRKGEM, from the exons atgtcttttttcATTAAGGAATCGGGTAAATCAAAGACTAAGAACCGTaaa AGAACAGTTGCTGAAAAATCACAggtgaagaaaaaaataaaaagacaaagaaaTGAAGAAATAGAAAGTGATTCAGATGAAAG tGAAAATGAAAGAAAGGTAGATGATCATATTGAAGCATCAGAATCTGAAGAAGAAACTGTACAAGAAAAACGTCTTCGTCTAACAAAACTTTATTTATCACAATTGGAGGAAGAAG aaagagaaaaaaatgaactaaAGGAAATTGATGAAGATGCCGTAGCGCACAGATTGAAAGATGAAATT CTTGAACAAAGAGGAAAACTTCAACGTAAGGTAGCAGAGACTCTTGTTGCTCCTTCAAGTGATGACATCAGAATTTTAAGAGGTCACAAGTTACCTTTGACCTGTCTTGTAGTCTCATCCGACAGCCAGTTCATCTACAGTGCTTCTAAGGATGGAGCcattattaaat gGAATTTTGAAActggcaaaaaaataaaagttattgcAGGTGGAAGAAAGGGAACAGAAGAAACCCACATTGGACATACAACACATGTTTTAGCATTAGCTATATCTACAGACAATAAGTTTCTG GCATCTGGATGTAAAAATAAAGTGATTCATATATGGAACCCTCAGACTATGGATCGAATCCACACATTTACAGGTCATAGAGATTCAATATCG ggTTTAGCCTTTAGAAAAGGGACACATCAGTTATTTAGTGCATCACATGATAGATCAGTAAAAGTGTGGAATCTAGATGAGATGGCTTACGTAGAAACACT CTTCGGTCATCAAGATTCAATAACGGCCATTGACAGTTTGACGCGGGATAGAGCCATTACAGCCGGAAGTCGCGATAATACCATTAGGATCTGGAAAATCCCGGAAGAATCACAACTAGTTTTTAAAAACCAAAG CGGGTCAATCGACTGTGTTAGACTGATAAATGAAGAACACATGATATCTGGTGGGGAGGATGg AAGTGTAGCTATATGGAGTATTATGAAAAAGAAACCTATTGTGGTAGTACCGAAGGCCCACGATAATGCGACCAGCAGTGAGGGCGGTCTCCCACAAGAGAACTGGATTAGCTCAGTGGCAGCTTTACACAATTCTGATCTTGTCGCTACAG GCTCAAGAGATTCATTTGTAAGACTGTGGCTGTGTGGTGCTGGATACAGATCCCTCACCCCTCTGTTCAACATACCTGTG ATGGGTACAGTCAACGACTTGCAGTTTACAAGTGATGGACGCCACCTAGTGGCAGCGGTCGGTCAGGAACACAAATGGGGAAGGTGGTGGCGTTTAAAGAACGCAAAGAACTCTATCGTTATAGTTAAGTTAAACAGAAAAGGAGAGATGTGA